A single genomic interval of Bradyrhizobium japonicum USDA 6 harbors:
- a CDS encoding ETC complex I subunit, which yields MNIAPLSAHSEFTARRPVAEAPVTKSVFPADAQAVIYKPTPSPMTSGRARAQRWTLRFERRGAPFVEPLMGWTGDDDTLSQVELSFPSAEAAIAYARRQGLQYTVQGFAQESKPRLVSDNPEVEGRDASRQRRRRLEWIERTLGPEVIRHGFGPGAEPAESYADPKHVLLDSNLSPTRKRDILRRRALDAYQLETEHSKGNLLPGPSRLQEVIDALLDLEEPQITPASFQHVDRKAS from the coding sequence ATGAACATCGCGCCTTTATCGGCTCATTCGGAGTTTACGGCGCGCCGGCCCGTTGCAGAGGCGCCGGTGACGAAGTCGGTATTTCCGGCGGATGCGCAGGCCGTGATCTACAAGCCTACCCCCTCGCCGATGACTTCGGGACGCGCGCGCGCCCAGCGCTGGACGCTGCGTTTCGAGCGCCGCGGGGCCCCGTTTGTCGAACCCCTGATGGGCTGGACCGGCGACGACGACACCCTTTCGCAGGTCGAGCTTTCGTTCCCGTCCGCCGAAGCCGCCATCGCATATGCGCGTCGCCAAGGTCTGCAATACACGGTGCAAGGCTTCGCGCAGGAATCGAAGCCGCGGCTGGTTTCGGACAATCCCGAGGTTGAGGGCCGAGACGCCAGCCGGCAGCGTCGCCGGCGGCTTGAATGGATCGAGCGGACACTTGGACCGGAGGTGATCCGTCACGGGTTCGGGCCTGGGGCTGAGCCTGCCGAGAGCTACGCAGATCCGAAACACGTGCTGCTGGACAGCAATCTGTCGCCGACCCGAAAACGCGACATCCTGCGGCGCCGGGCTCTTGATGCCTATCAGCTCGAGACGGAGCACTCGAAGGGCAACTTGTTGCCGGGTCCCTCCCGTCTCCAGGAGGTGATCGACGCACTGCTCGATCTCGAGGAGCCGCAGATTACGCCAGCATCCTTCCAGCACGTCGACAGGAAGGCAAGCTGA
- a CDS encoding Hsp20/alpha crystallin family protein gives MALRELIPWNNGSRNVPARRTEGDNPFLSLHREMNRLFDDVFRSVDIGRFAPPATMGWPSVELNETDKEVKVIAELPGIEQKDVEVELADGVLTISGEKKSETEDKERRFSERYYGRFERRIPVNDVEQDKVAASFKDGVLTVTLPKLPTAERKVKRIAINGK, from the coding sequence ATGGCACTACGCGAACTCATTCCATGGAACAACGGCTCACGCAATGTACCTGCGCGACGCACCGAGGGAGACAACCCGTTTCTCTCGCTGCATCGCGAGATGAATCGGCTATTCGACGACGTATTCCGTAGCGTCGATATCGGCCGGTTCGCCCCACCGGCGACGATGGGGTGGCCCAGCGTCGAGCTCAACGAGACCGACAAGGAAGTGAAGGTTATCGCCGAGCTTCCCGGTATCGAGCAGAAAGACGTCGAGGTCGAACTTGCCGACGGCGTGCTGACGATCAGCGGTGAGAAGAAGAGCGAAACGGAAGACAAGGAGCGTCGCTTCAGCGAGCGCTACTACGGACGTTTCGAGCGGCGCATTCCCGTCAACGACGTCGAGCAGGATAAAGTCGCCGCATCGTTCAAGGACGGAGTCCTCACCGTCACGCTGCCGAAGTTACCTACGGCGGAGCGAAAGGTGAAAAGGATCGCAATCAACGGAAAGTAA
- the hspE gene encoding small heat shock protein HspE, with translation MRTYDLSPFWRSTIGFDRLLDLVNDTVDDGDTYPPYDIERTSEDQYRISLALVGFTPDDVAITAERSTLTVEGRKANEDERDYLYRGISVRPFRRVFNLADYVQVKDATFEDGLLRIALAREVPEALKPRQIAIDVAGNDHQKSGRTQAA, from the coding sequence ATGAGAACCTACGATCTATCACCCTTCTGGCGTTCGACCATCGGGTTCGACCGCCTCTTAGACCTGGTGAACGACACGGTAGACGACGGCGACACTTACCCGCCGTACGATATCGAGCGCACCAGCGAGGACCAGTACCGGATTTCGCTGGCGCTGGTCGGCTTCACCCCGGACGACGTGGCGATCACCGCAGAGCGCTCGACGCTCACGGTCGAAGGCCGCAAGGCCAACGAGGATGAACGCGACTACCTGTATCGGGGAATCTCCGTCCGGCCCTTCCGGCGCGTATTCAACCTGGCCGACTACGTCCAGGTCAAGGACGCGACGTTCGAAGACGGCCTGCTCAGGATTGCCCTGGCTCGGGAAGTGCCGGAGGCGCTGAAGCCGCGTCAAATCGCGATCGATGTTGCCGGCAACGACCACCAGAAGAGCGGTCGGACGCAGGCGGCCTGA
- the hspD gene encoding small heat shock protein HspD: MRSYDFSPLWRSTIGFDRLFDLAESAQRATEDNYPPYNIERLGEDSYQISLAVAGFSPDEISITAEQNVVTIEGNKPEKAEREFLYRGISTRHFKRQFNLADYVQVKSASFDNGLLKIELVREIPEAMKPRRIAINGSNVHQIEAKAA; this comes from the coding sequence ATGCGCAGTTACGACTTCTCTCCCCTTTGGCGTTCGACCATCGGTTTCGACCGCCTCTTCGACCTCGCGGAATCCGCCCAGCGCGCGACCGAGGACAACTATCCGCCCTACAACATCGAACGGCTCGGCGAAGACAGCTACCAAATCTCGCTGGCGGTGGCCGGCTTCTCGCCCGACGAAATCTCGATCACGGCCGAGCAGAACGTCGTGACGATCGAAGGCAACAAGCCCGAAAAGGCCGAGCGCGAGTTCCTGTACCGTGGCATCTCGACCCGGCACTTCAAGCGGCAGTTCAACCTGGCCGACTACGTCCAGGTCAAGAGCGCCTCGTTCGACAACGGGCTGCTGAAGATCGAGCTGGTCCGGGAAATCCCCGAGGCCATGAAGCCGCGGCGGATCGCCATCAACGGCAGCAACGTCCATCAGATCGAAGCCAAGGCGGCTTGA
- a CDS encoding DUF6894 family protein — translation MLIYCFSVRNADGSYREATGQITLTDDNAARAFGKAMMRDMMRGGAPRYAGWTLDVVEGARSACRLHFPSEPIRSAALK, via the coding sequence ATGCTGATTTATTGCTTCTCCGTTCGCAACGCCGATGGAAGCTATCGTGAGGCCACCGGACAGATCACTCTGACCGACGACAATGCTGCGCGAGCTTTCGGCAAGGCGATGATGCGAGACATGATGCGTGGCGGCGCCCCGCGATATGCAGGCTGGACCCTGGATGTTGTCGAGGGCGCACGTTCAGCTTGCCGTCTCCACTTTCCCTCGGAACCAATCCGGTCCGCCGCACTTAAATAG
- a CDS encoding response regulator: MVEDDYLLRMNAAEMISDAGFDVIDACNPDEAIAILETRPDIHVVFTDIQMPGSMDGLKLARFVRGRWPPIKIVATSGFVNVGKDDLPEGSRFLPKPYSPEQIVATLRELTATA, translated from the coding sequence ATCGTCGAAGATGACTATTTGCTCCGAATGAACGCCGCAGAAATGATTAGTGACGCCGGTTTCGACGTTATTGACGCTTGCAACCCTGACGAAGCAATTGCAATTCTCGAAACCCGTCCGGACATTCACGTCGTCTTTACTGACATCCAAATGCCCGGCTCAATGGATGGCCTCAAGCTCGCCAGATTTGTTAGGGGCCGATGGCCGCCGATCAAGATCGTCGCGACCTCCGGCTTCGTCAACGTTGGGAAAGACGACTTGCCGGAAGGCAGTCGCTTCCTGCCAAAGCCCTACAGCCCAGAGCAAATCGTTGCGACGCTTCGTGAATTGACCGCAACCGCGTGA
- a CDS encoding Crp/Fnr family transcriptional regulator: protein MLHANAFLAALSPSDTAALRPHLKATHLQQKTVLYEAGDLIKAVYFPINAVVSLVVSLATGEMTEAAMVGRDGAIGMASALDGKIALSRAIVQLGGDAMVCDPAAFRGAAMQSESLIARVMRHEQALFAQAQQSTACMAHHEVDARLCRWLLRARDLSGSDQLPFTQEFLAEMLGVRRTSVTAVARTLQEAGMVKYTRGKIEILDVEGLREGSCECHETINEQYGQLLS, encoded by the coding sequence ATGCTGCACGCCAACGCATTTTTGGCCGCCCTGTCGCCGAGCGACACAGCCGCCCTCAGGCCTCACCTCAAGGCAACTCATCTGCAGCAAAAGACGGTGCTGTATGAAGCCGGCGACCTGATCAAGGCCGTCTACTTTCCCATCAACGCCGTCGTGTCCCTTGTTGTCTCCCTCGCGACCGGTGAAATGACCGAAGCCGCCATGGTAGGCAGGGATGGCGCGATCGGCATGGCGTCCGCGCTGGATGGAAAAATCGCTCTGAGCCGGGCCATTGTGCAATTGGGCGGCGATGCGATGGTTTGTGACCCCGCAGCATTCAGGGGCGCGGCGATGCAATCGGAGTCCCTGATTGCCAGGGTCATGCGACATGAGCAGGCCCTGTTTGCACAAGCGCAACAATCAACGGCTTGCATGGCACATCACGAAGTCGATGCCCGGCTTTGCCGCTGGTTATTGCGCGCCCGCGACTTGTCGGGGAGCGATCAGCTGCCGTTCACGCAGGAATTTTTGGCTGAGATGCTAGGCGTCCGGCGCACGAGCGTGACTGCAGTGGCGCGCACCCTTCAGGAAGCCGGGATGGTCAAGTACACCCGCGGAAAAATCGAAATCTTGGATGTTGAGGGTTTACGCGAAGGCTCCTGTGAGTGCCACGAAACGATCAACGAGCAATATGGTCAATTGCTGAGCTGA
- a CDS encoding IS110 family transposase has product MNGQTDFTVKVEPEGFKNTLFLAMELSRSTWLVATLAPRLGDKISVHAIPGGDTKRLLELIGRLRAKLQDKDVSRVRTVCCYEAGYDGFWLHRVLVNHGIENHVLDPASLPIDRRAKHIKTDNIDAKRLLRAIVGFVQGDPQSCRVVRAPTPEEEDARRLHRERQRLVRERTGHLNRIKALLITHGIRALRITDGKWCERLDKMRTGDGRPIPARLKIEIEREWKRLKVVAEQVREVEAERDRLVKGSEPSGDACTEKLRQLVKLHGIGAEFATVLTREVFYRPFQNRRQVASYVGLTPAPYDSGDTKHDQGINKAGNTRARVIAVQMAWLWLRYQSKSELSLWYYRRVGDLKGRVRRIMIIALARKLVIALWRYVETGKVPTGASSKMDGTHLSYG; this is encoded by the coding sequence ATGAACGGTCAGACCGATTTCACCGTGAAAGTAGAGCCCGAAGGCTTCAAGAATACGCTATTTCTGGCCATGGAGTTGAGCCGCTCGACCTGGCTGGTGGCGACGTTGGCACCGCGGCTTGGCGACAAGATTAGCGTGCATGCGATACCGGGCGGGGACACGAAGCGTTTGCTTGAGCTTATCGGTCGCCTGCGAGCGAAGCTTCAAGACAAGGACGTCAGCCGGGTGCGGACGGTATGCTGCTATGAGGCAGGCTACGACGGGTTCTGGTTGCATAGGGTGCTCGTCAACCACGGCATCGAGAACCACGTCCTCGACCCGGCGAGTCTTCCGATCGATCGTCGCGCCAAGCATATCAAGACAGATAATATCGACGCGAAACGTCTGCTCAGGGCAATTGTTGGCTTCGTGCAAGGCGATCCGCAAAGCTGTCGCGTGGTCCGGGCGCCAACGCCCGAAGAAGAGGATGCGCGGCGCCTCCATCGCGAGCGGCAGCGACTCGTGCGCGAACGTACTGGCCATTTGAACAGAATCAAGGCTCTTTTGATAACGCATGGCATTCGGGCGCTCCGGATCACGGATGGAAAGTGGTGTGAGCGTCTTGACAAGATGCGGACCGGCGATGGTCGGCCGATTCCGGCGCGGCTGAAGATCGAGATCGAGCGCGAATGGAAGCGGCTCAAGGTAGTCGCCGAGCAAGTCCGGGAGGTCGAAGCCGAACGTGACAGGCTCGTCAAAGGGAGCGAACCATCAGGGGACGCTTGCACCGAAAAGTTGCGCCAGCTCGTCAAGCTGCACGGTATCGGCGCCGAGTTTGCCACAGTGCTCACGCGGGAAGTCTTCTATCGACCGTTCCAGAACCGCCGGCAAGTCGCCAGCTATGTCGGCTTGACGCCGGCACCCTACGACAGTGGAGACACCAAACACGACCAGGGAATCAATAAAGCCGGCAACACACGAGCCCGTGTGATCGCCGTGCAAATGGCTTGGCTGTGGCTCAGGTACCAATCGAAAAGCGAACTGTCTCTCTGGTATTACAGGCGTGTCGGAGACCTAAAGGGTCGCGTCCGGCGCATTATGATCATCGCGCTCGCGCGCAAGCTAGTGATCGCTCTCTGGAGATACGTCGAAACCGGCAAGGTTCCGACAGGTGCCAGCTCCAAGATGGATGGGACTCATCTCTCGTACGGCTGA
- a CDS encoding ArdC family protein, with the protein MSGHTARVRAGNDRASLYTEITDKIIAELEAGRVPWVQPWGTSAIKAPLAMPRNAFTLRRYSGINVLILWGSVIEHGFSGQSWLTFRQALGLGGHVRKGERGTTVVYADRFTPDDERRRAAEAGEEPGAIAFLKRFTVFNTDQCDGLPKEIAASVVPPPPDQIEPRAEALIAATGADFRIGGARAYYNTTGDFVQVPPPAAYFEPINWHRTAFHELGHWTGHASRLNRDHSGSFGSKSYAREELVAEMAGAFVCASLGIVPTVRHADYIGSWLEVLREDNRAVVRAASAASKAADFLLAFLPPAIDSVIEGKEEAA; encoded by the coding sequence ATGTCTGGACATACCGCCCGAGTTCGTGCCGGCAACGACCGCGCGAGCCTTTACACCGAAATCACCGACAAGATCATCGCCGAGCTGGAGGCCGGCCGTGTTCCGTGGGTTCAGCCATGGGGGACTTCGGCGATCAAGGCGCCGCTCGCGATGCCGCGCAACGCTTTCACGCTACGCCGATATTCCGGGATTAACGTGCTGATCCTCTGGGGTTCTGTCATCGAGCACGGTTTTTCCGGACAGAGCTGGCTCACTTTTCGCCAGGCGCTCGGGCTTGGCGGCCATGTCAGGAAGGGCGAGCGGGGAACGACCGTCGTCTATGCCGATCGCTTCACCCCGGACGACGAACGTCGGCGCGCCGCGGAGGCCGGTGAAGAGCCGGGTGCCATCGCGTTTCTTAAGCGATTTACGGTCTTCAACACGGACCAGTGCGATGGCTTGCCCAAGGAGATTGCTGCTTCGGTCGTCCCGCCCCCGCCAGATCAGATTGAGCCCCGAGCCGAGGCGCTGATCGCCGCGACCGGTGCGGATTTCCGCATCGGCGGTGCACGCGCTTACTACAACACGACGGGCGACTTCGTGCAGGTGCCGCCGCCGGCTGCATATTTCGAGCCGATCAATTGGCACCGAACCGCATTTCATGAACTCGGTCATTGGACCGGCCATGCGTCCCGCCTCAACCGCGACCACTCGGGTTCGTTCGGCTCAAAATCGTACGCGCGCGAAGAGCTGGTCGCCGAAATGGCCGGTGCCTTCGTTTGTGCCTCGCTCGGCATAGTGCCGACCGTGCGCCACGCCGACTACATCGGTTCCTGGCTGGAGGTTCTGCGCGAGGATAATCGCGCCGTCGTGCGCGCCGCGAGCGCGGCATCGAAAGCCGCCGATTTCCTGCTCGCTTTTCTGCCGCCCGCGATCGATTCTGTCATTGAGGGCAAAGAGGAGGCCGCGTGA